The proteins below are encoded in one region of Helianthus annuus cultivar XRQ/B chromosome 2, HanXRQr2.0-SUNRISE, whole genome shotgun sequence:
- the LOC110918429 gene encoding membrane-anchored ubiquitin-fold protein 3, with amino-acid sequence MASEESIEVKFRLADGSDIGPNRYSPTTTVGSLKEMILSQLPKDEENGPKSINDMKLINAGKILENHKTLAESRSPVSEVPGGIITMLVVVRPPMPDRNNDTLHDGSSKQSSCPCAIL; translated from the exons ATGGCATCTGAAGAATCAATTGAAGTCAAGTTCAGGTTAGCTGATGGCAGTGATATTGGACCAAATAGATACAGTCCCACCACCACTGTTGGATCTTTGAAAGAGATGATACTTTCACAATTGCCTAAAG ATGAAGAAAATGGACCTAAGAGCATAAACGATATGAAACTTATCAACGCCGGAAAGATATTGGAGAACCATAAAACACTTGCGGAATCTAGGTCTCCGGTCAGTGAAGTTCCCGGAGGTATTATCACTATGCTTGTTGTCGTGCGCCCTCCTATGCCAGACAGAAACAATG ACACCTTGCATGATGGCTCATCAAAACAGAGCAGCTGTCCGTGTGCGATTCTCTGA